The following are encoded in a window of [Chlorobium] sp. 445 genomic DNA:
- a CDS encoding peptidase M48 Ste24p: MFGYNRYESNPFISVRLILALVIALISVVSYFSSCERNPITGKTQFVDLTPDQEIALGLKATPQMIRQYGGLHPDARIQELIDKVGHRILQKSSAGATRWKFEFHLLNDPKTVNAFALPGGQIFISTGLYNLLQTEGQLAAVLGHEIGHVIARHSSQRLAKNKLTQGLTGAVAVATGDASSTQLAAVIGELVNMSYGRDDELEADVLGVRFMSEAGYDPRAMIEVMKILAKVSGGTRQPEFFSTHPNPENRIEKIQAEIKQLYPLGVPATLIK, translated from the coding sequence ATGTTTGGATACAATCGCTACGAAAGCAATCCATTCATCTCAGTGCGTCTGATTCTGGCGCTTGTTATCGCGCTTATTTCGGTGGTCTCCTATTTTTCTTCGTGCGAACGCAATCCAATTACCGGCAAAACACAGTTTGTTGACCTGACACCTGACCAAGAAATTGCACTGGGCTTGAAAGCTACACCGCAAATGATTCGTCAATACGGTGGCTTGCACCCCGACGCCCGCATTCAGGAGCTTATTGATAAAGTTGGTCATCGCATTTTGCAAAAAAGTTCTGCTGGCGCAACACGCTGGAAGTTTGAGTTTCACTTGCTCAATGATCCTAAGACTGTCAATGCATTTGCACTGCCCGGTGGCCAAATTTTTATTTCCACAGGGCTTTACAATCTCTTGCAAACCGAAGGTCAACTTGCTGCTGTTTTAGGACATGAAATTGGACATGTTATTGCGCGTCACAGTTCACAGCGATTAGCAAAAAACAAACTCACACAAGGCTTGACTGGTGCAGTCGCTGTTGCAACTGGTGATGCTTCCAGCACGCAACTTGCTGCAGTTATTGGCGAACTTGTCAACATGAGTTACGGTCGTGATGACGAATTGGAAGCTGATGTCTTAGGCGTGCGCTTTATGTCGGAAGCGGGCTACGATCCACGCGCTATGATAGAGGTGATGAAAATTTTAGCAAAAGTTTCTGGCGGCACACGTCAACCTGAATTTTTCAGCACGCATCCTAATCCTGAAAACCGTATTGAGAAAATTCAAGCCGAAATCAAGCAACTCTACCCGCTTGGCGTGCCAGCGACACTTATCAAATAG
- the amrB gene encoding AmmeMemoRadiSam system protein B, which translates to MFLLRHIKTLPINLDQSMTEALLLQPHNQSEKMLTIFRTVRKPMFAGKLYPEQPDVLADMIDRACSEASTENIGEIKAMLLPYSSYDELLPLLAKAYKQVENTAPDLVVFIAPAVDAFHRIAMSGFAAFETPLGKVELSDYVRNELCDEDDDFFISEEGLPKGYSIETQLPILQRTIGRHAPFKILPILMGEQTVDLCDETAAALSEVLMSKKVLVIGHCNFNAAYQGEVMQNYLSALEALNYDELMRYAVIHGKKFGTGLGIAAIVARVARQLSAKRVSKIAELLSSNKENLYLAVSFSKSTN; encoded by the coding sequence ATGTTTTTGTTACGCCACATTAAAACACTTCCAATTAACCTTGACCAGTCAATGACTGAAGCGCTTCTTTTGCAACCACACAATCAAAGCGAGAAAATGCTAACAATTTTTCGCACCGTGCGCAAACCAATGTTTGCCGGTAAGCTCTATCCAGAGCAGCCCGATGTGTTAGCAGACATGATTGACAGAGCCTGCTCAGAGGCAAGCACGGAAAACATAGGAGAAATCAAAGCGATGCTCTTGCCATATTCGTCTTACGACGAACTCTTACCATTGCTTGCAAAAGCCTATAAGCAGGTAGAGAACACGGCACCAGACTTGGTGGTGTTTATTGCGCCAGCAGTAGATGCGTTCCATCGCATTGCAATGTCGGGCTTTGCAGCCTTTGAAACTCCGCTGGGCAAGGTAGAACTAAGTGATTATGTGCGCAATGAACTCTGTGATGAGGACGATGACTTTTTCATTTCCGAAGAGGGTTTGCCAAAAGGCTATTCGATTGAAACACAACTGCCTATTTTGCAACGCACGATCGGTCGGCATGCCCCATTCAAAATTTTGCCAATTCTGATGGGCGAGCAGACTGTGGATTTGTGCGATGAAACTGCTGCTGCATTAAGCGAAGTCTTAATGAGTAAAAAAGTCTTGGTGATTGGGCACTGTAATTTTAATGCGGCATATCAAGGTGAAGTGATGCAAAACTACTTAAGTGCCTTGGAGGCGCTCAATTATGACGAGTTAATGCGCTATGCGGTCATACACGGCAAAAAGTTTGGAACAGGATTGGGTATCGCAGCAATTGTGGCGCGCGTTGCAAGACAACTTTCTGCAAAGCGTGTGAGCAAAATTGCCGAGTTACTAAGCTCAAACAAAGAAAACTTGTATCTTGCTGTGTCATTTTCAAAGTCTACAAACTGA
- a CDS encoding tropinone reductase → MQKPWSLLGKKALITGGTKGIGLAIAEEFLMLGAEVCIVARTETDVQNRLKAWRRHKCKVHGFALSIEKPAARNTLLNELKMLWGRLDILVNNVGTNIRKPTTSYTDEEVDFLIQTNLRSSFELCRLLYPMLRSPEGSAIINVSSVAGSRVVQTGAVYAMTKAAIEQLTRYLAVEWAAEGIRVNAVSPWYIHTPLADEVLKNEDYKQRVLSRTPLGRIGNPEDVARAVAFLAMPASAYITGQCVSVDGGFSALGF, encoded by the coding sequence ATGCAAAAACCTTGGTCGCTGCTTGGCAAAAAAGCCCTTATTACTGGTGGCACAAAAGGTATCGGGCTTGCTATTGCCGAAGAATTTTTGATGCTCGGAGCAGAAGTGTGTATCGTAGCGCGAACCGAGACCGATGTTCAAAATCGGCTCAAAGCCTGGCGACGCCATAAGTGCAAAGTGCACGGGTTTGCTCTCAGCATCGAAAAACCAGCGGCACGCAACACACTGCTCAATGAACTCAAAATGCTTTGGGGACGCCTCGATATCTTGGTCAATAACGTCGGCACGAACATTCGCAAACCTACGACAAGCTATACAGACGAAGAAGTTGATTTCTTAATCCAAACAAACTTACGCTCGAGCTTTGAGCTATGCCGCTTGCTCTACCCCATGCTGCGCTCTCCTGAAGGTAGTGCAATTATCAATGTCAGTTCGGTAGCAGGTTCGCGCGTGGTGCAAACAGGCGCCGTTTATGCTATGACCAAAGCCGCTATTGAACAACTCACCCGATATTTAGCGGTAGAGTGGGCAGCCGAAGGAATTCGTGTCAACGCCGTCTCACCATGGTATATTCACACGCCGCTTGCTGATGAGGTCCTAAAGAATGAAGATTACAAACAACGCGTGCTCTCACGCACACCGCTCGGTCGCATTGGCAATCCCGAAGATGTGGCACGTGCTGTGGCATTCCTTGCAATGCCTGCTTCAGCTTATATCACCGGTCAATGTGTTTCAGTCGATGGTGGCTTTTCTGCCCTAGGCTTTTGA